The proteins below are encoded in one region of Papilio machaon chromosome 27, ilPapMach1.1, whole genome shotgun sequence:
- the LOC106711063 gene encoding 23 kDa integral membrane protein, with amino-acid sequence MARGEGFRVLLHVLNGVMVVLALALASAAIWFFCQVYEFTSLRNSNHYLLDYKLYWPQAIPWIFLIVSVIVLCVTSCGFSGVKKSSRGLLTVYIICMSVVVLLLITAAVISLVFADNKSTDDFVKDTVWDVYFQAKTDNEVATSFGTIERKLHCCGADSPRDYKNWKAEFPMSCCDVYYHGFLDLTRPIMECEFTNKLANERYGCSTVAAQYARIAIKVMSAGAIFIAFIGLIAVAIAAGLYKALANKPPPMVVQYESESKKVLL; translated from the coding sequence ATGGCTCGAGGAGAAGGGTTCCGAGTGCTCCTGCACGTGTTAAATGGTGTCATGGTGGTGCTGGCGCTGGCGCTCGCTTCCGCCGCAATCTGGTTCTTCTGCCAGGTGTACGAGTTCACCAGCCTGAGGAACAGTAATCACTATCTTCTCGACTACAAGCTATACTGGCCCCAGGCTATACCCTGGATCTTCCTCATCGTCAGTGTCATAGTGTTGTGCGTAACCTCGTGCGGTTTCTCCGGCGTTAAAAAGAGCAGTCGCGGTCTGCTAACAGTTTACATAATCTGCATGTCTGTTGTTGTGTTGTTGCTGATTACCGCCGCGGTGATATCTCTCGTGTTCGCCGACAACAAGTCCACGGATGACTTCGTGAAGGATACCGTGTGGGACGTGTACTTCCAGGCAAAGACGGACAACGAAGTCGCGACGTCCTTCGGTACTATCGAGCGCAAGCTGCATTGTTGCGGCGCTGACAGCCCCCGCGACTACAAGAACTGGAAGGCTGAGTTTCCCATGTCCTGTTGCGACGTCTACTACCACGGCTTCCTCGACCTGACCCGACCCATCATGGAGTGCGAGTTCACCAACAAGCTGGCCAACGAGCGATACGGGTGCTCGACGGTGGCCGCGCAGTACGCCAGAATCGCTATCAAGGTGATGTCGGCGGGAGCGATATTTATCGCGTTCATTGGCCTGATCGCCGTCGCCATCGCCGCTGGCCTGTACAAGGCGCTGGCGAACAAGCCACCTCCGATGGTCGTCCAGTACGAATCCGAGAGCAAAAAGGTTCTATTGTAA